One window from the genome of Bacillus weihaiensis encodes:
- a CDS encoding DUF554 domain-containing protein, with the protein MVLFGSIVNALGIIGGTLIGLLLRKIPEQMKQTVMTAIGISVIILGIDMALKSADFFYVIVSLVVGTVIGEWLRIEDSLHYIGKVLEKKLDKTESSNIAQGFVTATLIFVVGAMAIVGALDSGLRSDHSVLLTKSMIDGFTSMVLASTLGIGVIFSAIPVFLYQGGIALFANIIHSYLPPALLDLLIAELTATGGVLIFAIGLNILGIKQIRVANLLPSILIITLIVLIQA; encoded by the coding sequence ATGGTTTTGTTCGGTAGTATAGTAAATGCGCTCGGAATTATCGGAGGAACTTTAATTGGTTTACTATTAAGGAAAATTCCTGAGCAAATGAAACAAACAGTCATGACGGCTATTGGTATTTCAGTTATTATTCTAGGAATTGATATGGCCTTAAAAAGTGCAGATTTTTTCTATGTTATTGTTAGTCTTGTAGTAGGTACCGTAATAGGTGAGTGGCTACGAATTGAGGATTCTTTACATTATATAGGGAAGGTTCTTGAAAAGAAATTAGATAAAACGGAAAGCAGCAATATTGCTCAGGGCTTTGTAACAGCGACTTTAATTTTTGTAGTAGGAGCAATGGCAATAGTAGGAGCGCTTGATAGTGGATTACGTTCAGACCATTCCGTTTTATTAACAAAATCAATGATTGATGGATTTACAAGTATGGTTTTGGCTAGCACATTAGGCATCGGTGTTATTTTTTCAGCCATACCTGTCTTTTTGTATCAAGGTGGAATCGCGCTCTTTGCAAATATCATTCATTCCTACTTACCTCCAGCATTATTAGATTTGCTTATTGCTGAATTAACAGCAACTGGAGGGGTATTAATTTTTGCAATTGGTCTAAATATTCTAGGAATCAAGCAAATACGTGTAGCGAACCTTTTACCAAGTATCTTGATTATTACATTAATTGTACTTATTCAGGCATAA
- the yyaC gene encoding spore protease YyaC: MNLKSRLFPNLQQQERVHYETDGVADLLSDSIMNHLPRLYYKQIVVVCIGTDRSTGDSLGPLVGSKIQKDISYFHVYGTLKDPVHAVNLAETLEHIHEKHKNPFIIAIDACLGRMKSVGFIQIDKGSIKPGAGVNKDLPPVGDMHITGIVNISGYMEYLVLQNTRLHVVVSMADQIAEGILKAEEAYLEKRLSIRRDWLNTLSDSPNQQEQNNLDQSQQA, translated from the coding sequence ATGAATCTAAAATCAAGACTTTTCCCAAACCTTCAACAACAAGAAAGGGTTCATTATGAAACAGATGGGGTAGCAGATTTATTATCTGATTCTATTATGAATCACCTACCACGCCTCTATTACAAGCAAATTGTAGTTGTTTGTATCGGAACAGACCGATCTACGGGTGACAGCCTAGGTCCTTTAGTAGGTTCTAAGATTCAAAAAGATATTTCTTATTTTCACGTGTATGGGACCTTAAAAGATCCGGTTCATGCGGTTAATTTAGCAGAAACTCTTGAACACATTCACGAAAAACATAAAAATCCTTTCATCATCGCTATTGATGCATGTCTAGGTAGAATGAAAAGTGTTGGTTTTATTCAAATTGATAAAGGGTCTATTAAGCCTGGTGCTGGTGTTAATAAGGATCTCCCTCCTGTAGGTGATATGCATATAACAGGAATAGTAAATATCAGTGGATATATGGAATATTTAGTTCTTCAAAACACACGGTTACATGTAGTCGTTAGCATGGCAGATCAGATTGCAGAGGGAATTCTAAAAGCGGAAGAAGCCTATTTAGAAAAGCGCCTCTCTATTCGAAGAGATTGGTTAAATACACTTAGTGATTCACCGAACCAACAAGAGCAGAATAACCTTGATCAATCTCAACAAGCTTAA